Proteins encoded in a region of the Sander lucioperca isolate FBNREF2018 chromosome 4, SLUC_FBN_1.2, whole genome shotgun sequence genome:
- the LOC116043087 gene encoding germ cell-specific gene 1-like protein has translation MKTSRKCRSLLSVSLNFFALFFSITAFITTYWCVGTQRVPKPKCSKLRTHQCIDYGVNETDPNKVVYSWETGDDRFLFRQFHTGIWFSCEENIHDESEMCRSFIDLAPASEKGMLWLSLVSEMLYIILLVVGFSLMCLDLVHSSNVIDGLKLNAFAAVFTVLSGLLGMVAHVMYTQVFQVTVSLGPPDWRPYNWDYGWSFCMAWASFTCCMGASVTTLNSYTKTVIEFRHKRKTFEQSIREEHAREAFGYFRERSLHSISKSVEVYSSQTLKSGRKTLIPADSLDLSDIPTSLGEEQC, from the exons ATGAAGACGAGTCGCAAATGCAGGAGCCTTCTGTCGGTTAGCTTGAACTTCTTCGCCCTGTTCTTCTCAATAACGGCGTTTATAACGACTTACTGGTGCGTGGGGACCCAGAGAGTCCCCAAGCCAAAGTGCAGCAAGCTGAGGACACACCAGTGCATAGACTACGGAGTGAACGAGACAGACCCGAACAAAGTGGTGTACAGCTGGGAGACCGGGGACGACAGGTTTCTGTTTCGACAGTTCCACACCGGCATCTGGTTCTCATGTGAGGAAAATATCCACGATGAAA GTGAGATGTGCAGAAGCTTCATCGACTTGGCTCCTGCATCAGAGAAAG GGATGCTGTGGCTGTCCCTGGTTTCTGAGATGTTGTACATTATTCTGCTGGTGGTGGGCTTCAGCCTCATGTGTTTAGACCTGGTCCACTCCAGCAACGTCATTGATGGACTAAAGCTCAATGCCTTTGCTGCCGTCTTCACTGTGCTCTCAG GTCTTCTTGGCATGGTCGCTCATGTGATGTACACACAGGTCTTCCAGGTCACTGTCAGCCTCGGCCCACCTGATTGGAGGCCCTACAACTGGGACTACGGCTGGTCCTTCTG CATGGCCTGGGCATCCTTCACCTGTTGCATGGGCGCATCAGTCACCACCCTCAACTCCTACACGAAGACCGTCATCGAGTTTAGGCACAAACGCAAGACCTTTGAGCAAAGCATCCGCGAGGAGCACGCACGGGAGGCTTTCGGATATTTCCGAGAACGCTCCCTGCACTCCATCTCCAAATCCGTGGAGGTTTATTCCAGCCAGACCTTGAAAAGTGGCAGGAAAACGCTCATACCGGCTGACTCTCTGGACCTGAGTGACATTCCAACATCTTTGGGGGAAGAGCAGTGCTGA